In the genome of Candidatus Electrothrix rattekaaiensis, the window TTGCGGTTATGGTTTCAGGCATGGCTTACTCTGGGCAGAGGAATATTTTGCATGATTGCTCATGAAAATATATACGTGCGGAGGGAAAAAGTCAAATGGCAATGGATTATCCTGACGAATCCTCAACGGCCATATTGCGACCAGCACCCCCCACGTCTGCAATAACCCCAGCCCCTCATTACCGGAGCAATCCCCCTGTGACGCAAGGCAATCCCCCTGTGACGCAAGATCATCCCCCAAGGGGCGCATGGAAATCCCGTGGGCGGCAGGCGGGAATGTGGGCCGTTTTTGGGAAGCGAAGGGTTGCCCAACCTACAAGGCTTACCGTCCAGATGATACTTGCTTTTCCTTTCTATCCGTTATATTATCTATATAATAACTATCAATAGTTTTTTTTGATGAGGTGAACACCATGAATGCAGCCTTGAAACCGATCATAAAAAATATCCGGCAATTTCCCTTATCAGATCAATTGGAACTGATAAGGGAAATAACACGCACACTTTCTCACTGTTACCCTAAGAAACGTGACAACAACGCAAAAGCTCTCTCGAATCACCATGAATGGTTTAAAAAGATCATTCATCTGAATCCGTCTGAAACGTCCACGGAAACGCTTAATCGTCGGATAGAGCAGGAAAGAGAGTCTTGGGATTAGGCATGGCCTTCATTTACGCAGATAGCTGCATTATTATTTACCTGATAGAAGGTGATTTCAAGCGAAGAGAACGAATTGCGGAATATCTCTTGCGTTCCGATTCTGCACCGAACCGAATCGGTTTTTCTGATCTGACCCGCATGGAATGCCTGATTCATCCTGTTCGTGAAGGGAATGTGCAGTTGCGTTCCGCTTACGAAGAATTTTTCAGCGGCCCTTGCTCTGATTATATCCCGTTAACTTCCGAAGTTTTTGACAAGGCGACAGAACTCCGGGCCGAATATAGCCTCAAAACACCCGATGCAATTCATCTGGCTGCTGCTCTGGTCAGCGGATGTGATGTATTTCTGACAAATGATCTTCGGCTCAACAGAGTTGATGTCGAAATTTCCCTTGAAGTCCCTCCGCTTTAACTCCTTTACTCTTCCCTCAGCTTCCTCCCCCCATGTCACGCAAGAGATCCCCAAGGGGCGCATGGCAACCCCTTTTCCCATCTTCTTTTCTGGCAGATGGGGGAAATCCCGCAGGTGGG includes:
- a CDS encoding type II toxin-antitoxin system VapC family toxin, which translates into the protein MAFIYADSCIIIYLIEGDFKRRERIAEYLLRSDSAPNRIGFSDLTRMECLIHPVREGNVQLRSAYEEFFSGPCSDYIPLTSEVFDKATELRAEYSLKTPDAIHLAAALVSGCDVFLTNDLRLNRVDVEISLEVPPL